From the Selenomonadales bacterium genome, the window TCTTTAATCGTGATCTTATCAAGCTCAACAGCCAACTTCTGCGCTGCCGGAGCCATAAGCGTGCTGTGGAACGGAGCACTTACCGGAAGAAGGACTGCACGTTTTGCACCTGCTTCTTTCAAAAGCTCACTTGCTTTTTCAACACTTGCCGTTTTACCTGCAATAACGATCTGACCCGGGCAGTTGAAGTTAACTGCCTGTACACAACCGCCATCATTCGATACATTGGAGCAAATGTCAACGACCGTTTGTCTGTCAAGACCGAGAACAGCCGCCATCGCACCCTCACCGACCGGTACAGCTTCCTGCATATACGTACCGCGTTTATGAACGAGGAGTACAGCATCTTCAAAAGCCATTGCACCTGCCGCAACAAGTGCGGAATATTCACCAAGGCTATGACCTGCAACGATCTCAGGTGCAAGCCCTTGCTGTTTCAAAAGTTCATTACAGATCACGCTTACCGTTAAAATAGCCGGCTGCGTATTAGACGTCAATTTAAGGCTTTCTTCAGGACCATTGAAGCACATGTCCGAGATCGAATAACCAAGTGCCTCGTCAGCTTTTTTAAACATCTCTTTTGCAATCGGAAATGCATCGCAAAGGTCTTTGCCCATTCCGACTACCTGCGAGCCTTGACCGGGGAATACAAACGCAATTTTACCCATCTTTGTCTTCTCCTTTACTCAGCTTCTACTGTATTTTTGATATTTTCTACGACAGCAGGCAATCCGTTGACGAGTTCCTGAACGATCTCTTCGACCGTCTGGATCTCTTTCATCATACCTGCGATCTGACCGATCATAACCGAACCGTAGTCCGTATCACCATCTTTGGCAGCCATACGAAGACGACCTGCACCGAACTTTTCAAGTTCTTCTACACTCGCACCGTTTGCTTCCATTTCCTGATATTCACGCGACAATTTGTTGGCGATAACGCGGACAGGATGACCCGTCGATACGCCCGTCGTCGTCGTGGAACGGTCTTTCGTTTTGATAACTGCTTTTTTGTAATTTTCGTGTGCCGTACATTCTTCCGATACAACGAAACGAGTACCGAGCTGTACACCTTTCGCACCGAGCGCGAACGCTGCCGCAATACCACGCGAGTCACCGATACCGCCTGCCGCGATAACAGGAATGCTCACAGCGTCAACAACCTGCGGAACAAGTGCCATCGTCGTCAATTCGCCGATGTGACCGCCGCTTTCCGTACCTTCTGCGATGACAGCATCAACGCCCGTACGTTCTAAGCGTTTTGCAAGTGCAACAGAGGCAACGACAGGAATGACTTTACTGCCGATCGCTTTAAGTGCCGGAATATATTCGCCCGGGTTACCTGCGCCAGTCGTAATGACAGGAACACGTTCTTCAACAACAACTTGCATAACTTCTTTTACAAACGGACTCATCAACATGATGTTTACGCCGAACGGCTTGTCCGTCAACTCTTTTGCTTTTTGGATCTCTGCACGAAGTGCATCCGGCGGCATATGACCTGCACCAATAATACCAAGTGCACCGGCATTCGATACTGCAGCAGCAAGTTCAGCCGTTGCGACCCATGCCATACCACCTTGAATAATCGGGTATTTGATTCCTAATAATTTTGCGATATTTGTGCTCACTGATTAGTCCTCCTTGCACCATTTGATTACTGCTGATGCCCACGTTAATCCGGCACCGAATCCAACAATTACAAATGTGTCGCCTTTTTTGATACAACCGCTTTTCACCGCTTCGTCAAGCGCGAGCGGAATCGAAGCAGACGACGTATTGGCATATTTATCAACATTGAC encodes:
- the fabK gene encoding enoyl-[acyl-carrier-protein] reductase FabK produces the protein MSTNIAKLLGIKYPIIQGGMAWVATAELAAAVSNAGALGIIGAGHMPPDALRAEIQKAKELTDKPFGVNIMLMSPFVKEVMQVVVEERVPVITTGAGNPGEYIPALKAIGSKVIPVVASVALAKRLERTGVDAVIAEGTESGGHIGELTTMALVPQVVDAVSIPVIAAGGIGDSRGIAAAFALGAKGVQLGTRFVVSEECTAHENYKKAVIKTKDRSTTTTGVSTGHPVRVIANKLSREYQEMEANGASVEELEKFGAGRLRMAAKDGDTDYGSVMIGQIAGMMKEIQTVEEIVQELVNGLPAVVENIKNTVEAE
- the fabD gene encoding ACP S-malonyltransferase; this translates as MGKIAFVFPGQGSQVVGMGKDLCDAFPIAKEMFKKADEALGYSISDMCFNGPEESLKLTSNTQPAILTVSVICNELLKQQGLAPEIVAGHSLGEYSALVAAGAMAFEDAVLLVHKRGTYMQEAVPVGEGAMAAVLGLDRQTVVDICSNVSNDGGCVQAVNFNCPGQIVIAGKTASVEKASELLKEAGAKRAVLLPVSAPFHSTLMAPAAQKLAVELDKITIKDAQIPVVANVTGKMVTDAKQIRDLLVTQADHPVMWEDCVAEMVAFGADTFVESGPGKVLTGLTKKIIKGMNLLNVENTDSLEKTLAYFKEVR
- a CDS encoding 3-oxoacyl-ACP synthase; translation: VNVDKYANTSSASIPLALDEAVKSGCIKKGDTFVIVGFGAGLTWASAVIKWCKED